A single window of Chitinophagales bacterium DNA harbors:
- the tmk gene encoding dTMP kinase — MITMQRGKFIVFEGIDGSGKSTQVKLLSDRLKENGKDIYQTFEPTNSPIGSLIRNILYGRIEGDEKTMAALYLADRLDHIQNGTNGMLKQIEAGKHVIADRYYFSSYAYHVPHVTLDWVVNANSICAELLRPDLIVFVDITTETSIERLSKGRTELDKYENYERISTVRKNYFAALKRFEGKENVVIIDGNQRIEAVANDIWNLVAAILH; from the coding sequence ATGATAACCATGCAAAGAGGGAAATTTATTGTTTTTGAAGGAATTGACGGTTCGGGTAAGAGCACACAAGTCAAATTATTGTCGGATAGGCTGAAGGAAAACGGAAAGGATATTTACCAAACTTTTGAACCGACTAACAGTCCTATAGGTTCGTTGATTCGCAATATTTTGTATGGGCGAATTGAAGGGGATGAAAAAACAATGGCGGCTTTATATTTGGCAGACAGACTGGATCATATTCAAAACGGAACGAATGGAATGTTGAAGCAAATTGAAGCGGGTAAGCATGTGATTGCAGATAGGTATTATTTTTCATCTTATGCGTATCATGTTCCTCATGTCACTTTGGATTGGGTGGTGAATGCAAATAGCATTTGTGCAGAATTGTTGCGTCCTGATTTGATTGTCTTTGTGGATATTACTACTGAAACGAGCATTGAGCGACTCTCAAAAGGCAGAACAGAGTTGGATAAATACGAAAATTATGAACGAATTTCAACGGTCAGAAAAAACTATTTTGCTGCTCTCAAACGATTTGAAGGAAAAGAGAATGTGGTGATTATTGATGGTAATCAACGTATTGAAGCCGTTGCTAATGATATATGGAATTTGGTAGCTGCTATTTTACACTAA
- a CDS encoding LEA type 2 family protein, with the protein MKNILIIVLFPFLIFTACEGPKDIVFQSMNNVRVTDFANKMITIEADAVLHNPNLVSVNLVATDVILSVEGAEVGRAVQTVESVSIPAMSDFSVPLSTEFALKKLGKGGILGTALSVLTKKNVEVHYKGTVTVRVMDIDFDIPVDYKREVEVNL; encoded by the coding sequence ATGAAAAACATATTAATTATTGTCTTGTTTCCCTTCCTTATTTTTACGGCTTGTGAAGGGCCTAAAGACATCGTTTTCCAGAGTATGAACAATGTACGAGTGACAGATTTTGCCAACAAAATGATAACTATTGAAGCAGATGCCGTACTGCACAATCCCAATTTAGTCAGTGTCAATTTGGTAGCAACGGATGTGATTTTAAGCGTTGAAGGAGCAGAAGTAGGTCGAGCAGTACAAACTGTGGAATCTGTAAGTATTCCTGCAATGAGCGATTTTTCAGTTCCTTTATCCACCGAATTTGCCCTCAAAAAATTGGGTAAAGGCGGTATTTTGGGCACAGCTCTGTCGGTATTGACCAAGAAAAACGTTGAAGTTCATTACAAGGGAACCGTAACAGTTCGAGTCATGGACATAGACTTTGACATTCCAGTGGATTATAAGCGAGAAGTTGAAGTGAATTTGTAA
- a CDS encoding META domain-containing protein, translating into MNNRLIVLILIAFSFIACNATQNPTEPNNSNTNPSNPDPGHHSQNSLDWEGIYQGILPCADCEGIQTEITLNKNLTYIYKTKYLGKEDTIFEKKGGFVWDGDGGKIALADFDEDKLSVKYMVGENALFKLDMKGERITGALADKYVLKKKQNQLTETYWRLVELGGQAIKGNKNNPKEAHMVLVSEDNSVSGSGGCNSFSGVYEVKNGNRITFSKMISTKMACKNMKEESNFFKVLEIIDNYTITGNTLVLNKSKIATLAKFEAVFFK; encoded by the coding sequence ATGAATAACCGATTGATTGTGCTGATTCTGATCGCCTTCAGTTTCATCGCCTGTAATGCCACACAAAACCCAACAGAACCCAACAACTCTAATACGAATCCATCTAATCCTGACCCTGGACACCACAGTCAAAATTCCTTGGATTGGGAAGGAATCTATCAAGGAATATTGCCCTGTGCTGATTGTGAAGGCATACAAACCGAAATCACTTTAAACAAAAATCTAACCTACATCTACAAAACCAAATATCTTGGGAAAGAAGATACCATTTTTGAGAAGAAAGGCGGATTTGTATGGGATGGTGATGGAGGGAAGATAGCCCTTGCTGACTTTGACGAAGACAAATTATCTGTAAAATACATGGTTGGTGAAAATGCTCTTTTCAAACTCGACATGAAAGGAGAAAGAATAACAGGTGCATTGGCGGATAAATATGTGCTGAAAAAAAAGCAAAATCAATTGACCGAAACCTATTGGAGACTCGTAGAACTGGGAGGACAAGCCATAAAAGGAAATAAAAACAATCCAAAGGAGGCTCACATGGTACTGGTATCAGAAGACAATAGCGTTTCGGGTAGCGGAGGCTGCAATTCATTTAGTGGAGTGTATGAAGTGAAGAACGGCAATAGAATAACATTTTCTAAAATGATATCTACCAAAATGGCCTGTAAGAATATGAAGGAGGAGTCCAATTTCTTTAAAGTCTTAGAAATCATTGACAACTATACCATTACTGGAAACACTTTGGTACTCAACAAATCCAAAATAGCTACCTTGGCAAAGTTTGAAGCAGTCTTTTTTAAATAA
- a CDS encoding PglZ domain-containing protein translates to MANVRVLWIDDEIDNLKPQILFLEKKDYDILKATNGYDGVELCKTEKIDVVLLDESMPGMTGLETLTKIKEVNPALPVVMITKNEAENIMEDAIGAQITDYLLKPVNPNQILLTLKKIMEGRRLVSNATTSGYQQEFSKIFMDIQMGLDYEGWVDVYRKIVYWELELDNANTQEMQEVLSMQKSEANKEFCKYVSRNYMKWIQSHDEGPTMSHNLMRDKILPRLEKGKSNFMILIDNLRYDQWKVLKPIISEEFRFLDEDYFYSILPTTTHYSRNAIFAGMTPYNIERRFPRLWKNDVEEGGKNLHEADFLEDLLDRTGNEKLKFSYTKITNHRSGKELMDNIHNLLDNDLNVIVYNFVDMLSHARTEMEVLKELASDEAAYRSIAKSWFSYSPLWEALKKISEKDVRIAITTDHGTIRVNTPKKVIGDRDTTTNLRYKHGRNLQYNSKEVYEVRNPIEAQLPRPNVSSTFIFAKEDSYFVYPNNYNHYVNYYNNTFQHGGMSIQEMIVPVAWFGTK, encoded by the coding sequence ATGGCGAATGTAAGAGTTTTATGGATAGATGATGAAATTGACAATCTCAAACCCCAAATCCTGTTCCTCGAAAAAAAAGACTATGATATTCTGAAAGCGACCAATGGTTATGATGGGGTAGAACTTTGTAAAACCGAGAAGATAGATGTAGTGCTTTTGGATGAATCTATGCCTGGAATGACTGGCTTAGAAACACTTACCAAAATAAAAGAAGTAAATCCTGCTCTGCCTGTGGTGATGATTACCAAAAATGAGGCGGAGAACATTATGGAGGATGCAATCGGTGCACAAATCACCGACTACCTCCTAAAACCTGTTAACCCCAATCAAATTCTTTTGACCCTCAAAAAAATTATGGAGGGCAGAAGATTGGTCAGCAATGCCACTACTTCTGGCTATCAGCAGGAGTTTTCCAAAATTTTTATGGACATCCAAATGGGCTTAGACTATGAAGGTTGGGTAGATGTGTATAGAAAAATTGTGTATTGGGAATTGGAATTGGACAATGCCAATACGCAGGAAATGCAGGAGGTACTCTCCATGCAAAAAAGTGAGGCGAACAAAGAATTTTGCAAGTATGTGAGCCGTAACTATATGAAATGGATTCAAAGCCATGACGAAGGTCCTACTATGTCGCACAATTTGATGCGTGACAAAATCCTACCCCGCCTCGAAAAAGGCAAATCCAACTTCATGATACTGATAGACAACCTTAGATACGACCAATGGAAAGTATTGAAGCCCATTATTTCTGAGGAGTTTCGGTTTTTGGACGAAGACTATTTTTACAGCATTTTGCCTACTACAACCCATTATAGCCGCAATGCTATTTTTGCAGGTATGACTCCCTACAACATCGAAAGGCGTTTTCCGAGATTGTGGAAAAACGACGTAGAAGAAGGAGGTAAAAATCTGCATGAAGCAGACTTTTTGGAGGATCTTTTGGATCGAACAGGTAATGAGAAGTTGAAATTCAGTTACACCAAAATCACCAATCACCGTTCGGGCAAAGAACTAATGGATAATATTCACAATCTATTAGACAATGACCTCAATGTAATTGTTTACAACTTTGTGGATATGCTCTCTCACGCACGTACCGAGATGGAAGTGTTGAAGGAATTGGCGAGTGATGAAGCGGCTTACCGTTCTATCGCCAAATCTTGGTTCAGTTATTCGCCACTTTGGGAGGCATTGAAAAAAATCTCTGAGAAAGATGTGCGAATTGCTATCACTACCGACCACGGTACGATTCGGGTGAATACGCCTAAAAAAGTAATTGGAGATAGGGATACAACTACCAATCTTCGCTATAAACATGGCAGAAATCTTCAATATAATTCTAAAGAGGTCTATGAAGTGCGTAACCCAATTGAGGCACAACTTCCTCGCCCGAATGTGAGTTCGACCTTCATTTTTGCCAAAGAAGACAGCTATTTTGTCTATCCGAACAACTACAATCACTACGTCAATTACTATAACAATACTTTCCAGCATGGCGGTATGTCCATTCAAGAAATGATTGTGCCTGTGGCGTGGTTTGGGACTAAATAA
- a CDS encoding DUF72 domain-containing protein, producing MQNYYLGCPIWANKDWEGSFFTPKAKPKDYLSQYAKVFNTVEGNNTFYGLPKASMVMRWKMDTPKDFRFSFKFPKLISHVYKLQNVQKEVTHFLGSLEPLLEKIGVFFLQLPPSFNRKGLPVLEQFLQTLPQDLTYAVEVRHLDFYRNETANQELNDTLQRLGMNRAIFDTSTLHAIESEDEHIIGAQRKKPQMPAYFTTTAEHPFLRFVGHPTPEANRTRFIYLAQIVAEWLQLGKTPYVFIHSPGELTTPTIARFFHELLKEKCESLGIEVGNVPTFPVDDLPKLPEQMSLF from the coding sequence ATGCAAAACTACTACCTCGGCTGTCCGATTTGGGCAAACAAAGACTGGGAAGGTTCTTTTTTTACGCCCAAAGCCAAACCAAAAGACTATTTATCACAATATGCCAAGGTCTTCAACACTGTTGAAGGCAACAATACTTTTTATGGTTTGCCCAAAGCCTCTATGGTCATGCGTTGGAAAATGGACACGCCAAAAGATTTTCGGTTCAGCTTCAAATTTCCCAAACTCATCAGCCATGTGTATAAGCTGCAAAATGTGCAAAAAGAAGTGACGCACTTTTTGGGGAGTTTAGAACCGCTTTTGGAGAAAATCGGCGTTTTTTTCCTTCAATTGCCTCCCTCCTTCAATCGAAAAGGTCTGCCTGTTTTGGAGCAATTTCTGCAAACTTTGCCACAAGATTTGACCTATGCCGTTGAAGTACGGCACCTTGATTTTTATCGCAACGAAACCGCAAATCAAGAGCTGAACGATACATTGCAGCGACTCGGCATGAATAGGGCCATATTTGATACCTCAACGCTTCACGCCATCGAATCGGAAGATGAACACATCATTGGCGCACAGCGCAAAAAACCACAAATGCCCGCTTATTTCACCACAACTGCCGAGCATCCTTTTCTACGTTTTGTGGGACATCCTACACCCGAAGCCAACCGAACAAGGTTTATCTATCTCGCCCAAATCGTGGCAGAATGGCTGCAATTGGGCAAAACACCTTATGTATTTATCCATTCACCTGGAGAATTGACGACTCCTACCATTGCTCGCTTTTTTCACGAATTATTGAAGGAAAAGTGCGAATCATTGGGCATTGAAGTCGGCAATGTGCCTACTTTTCCTGTGGATGATTTGCCGAAATTACCTGAGCAGATGAGTTTGTTTTGA
- a CDS encoding outer membrane beta-barrel protein: MKQFKKIQYFVKSLKTSLWMALCVCVCSLLWVPANAAMVEGGSNGLEGEWMETSHGVHAGVGVQDSLPKAEGRRDSTRLKIGGLKIIIKDKDDGGEMEIYSDKSDGDYDNKKDCNGKVRTRYFMLDLGFNTYLSDGSFNLPSELNDLDLDYGKSLNVNLHLFRQRIGLIGNNLNFMYGLELAWNNYHFENDITLIHDADALMIVDNNIDFKKNKLATTYLQMPVLFNIETNPRQPEKSFRISGGAYGGLLLGARTKQKSSENGKVKIKDDFNINKFRYGVIGQVGIGPVNFYVDYALNSLFKDGEGPDLRPLSIGFTLIPF; this comes from the coding sequence ATGAAACAGTTTAAGAAAATTCAATATTTTGTAAAAAGTTTGAAAACAAGCCTTTGGATGGCATTGTGTGTTTGTGTGTGCAGTTTGTTGTGGGTTCCTGCAAATGCTGCAATGGTGGAAGGAGGAAGCAATGGATTGGAGGGCGAATGGATGGAAACATCACATGGAGTTCACGCTGGAGTTGGGGTACAAGATAGCCTGCCAAAAGCAGAAGGAAGACGTGATTCAACTCGTTTGAAGATTGGCGGCTTAAAAATCATCATTAAAGACAAAGACGATGGGGGAGAAATGGAAATATATTCAGATAAAAGTGATGGTGATTATGACAATAAAAAGGACTGCAACGGTAAGGTGAGGACAAGGTACTTTATGCTGGACTTGGGCTTCAATACCTATTTGTCGGACGGTAGCTTCAATTTGCCGAGTGAATTGAATGATTTAGACTTGGATTATGGTAAGTCGCTCAATGTGAATTTACATTTGTTTCGTCAGCGTATTGGTTTGATTGGCAACAATCTGAACTTTATGTATGGTTTGGAGTTGGCTTGGAATAATTACCATTTTGAAAACGACATCACGCTAATACACGATGCAGATGCACTCATGATTGTGGACAACAATATTGACTTCAAAAAGAACAAATTAGCCACTACTTACCTGCAAATGCCTGTATTGTTCAACATCGAAACGAATCCTCGACAACCTGAGAAGTCCTTTAGAATAAGCGGTGGTGCGTATGGCGGTTTGTTGTTGGGTGCGAGAACGAAACAGAAAAGCAGCGAAAATGGTAAGGTCAAAATCAAAGATGACTTCAACATCAATAAGTTTCGGTACGGTGTCATCGGTCAAGTGGGAATTGGGCCTGTCAATTTTTATGTAGATTATGCACTCAATTCTTTGTTCAAAGATGGTGAGGGACCTGATTTGCGACCACTTTCGATTGGCTTTACCTTGATTCCGTTTTGA
- a CDS encoding FIST N-terminal domain-containing protein, whose translation MKVKTIHGYSIAEITNGLEKLLQSEFQPTLAFVFTSVAYNIEELSNVFTQKEIDIVGSTTSGEFIDDEVFEKSIVVMLMDINRDYYRIYFGEVGEYTKTYEVGNALANYSKEHFSNPAYISVFSTAINGELLVSGIDDVLQNDFRIFGGMAGDDAAMVATYAFTNHKSSDNALVALILDADKIAVNGLALSGWEPLGATNVITKSTGNIIYTINNKPALDIFKAFFGEYHSVNEEDGTVAIATAQYPIQVERNGGYALRAPLNANEEDGSLMMAGPVREGEKFRFSIAPGFEIIENTVDGFKDFRDEHQDADALILFSCLARHMSLGPLVEQEIEGISELWDAPLVGFFTYGEIGRNSNGASNFYNETCSLVTLKEI comes from the coding sequence ATGAAAGTTAAAACCATACATGGTTATTCTATTGCAGAAATTACCAATGGACTTGAAAAATTATTGCAGTCTGAATTCCAGCCCACCTTAGCATTTGTTTTTACTTCTGTCGCTTACAATATTGAAGAGCTCAGTAATGTTTTTACCCAAAAAGAAATTGACATTGTGGGGTCAACTACTTCTGGTGAATTCATTGACGATGAAGTATTTGAAAAAAGTATCGTGGTGATGTTGATGGACATCAATCGAGATTATTACCGAATTTATTTTGGCGAAGTAGGTGAATACACCAAAACCTATGAGGTAGGTAATGCTTTGGCGAACTACTCAAAAGAACATTTTTCGAATCCTGCCTACATTTCTGTGTTCAGTACGGCAATCAATGGAGAACTATTGGTCAGCGGAATTGACGATGTTTTACAAAATGATTTTCGTATATTTGGAGGAATGGCGGGAGATGACGCTGCAATGGTGGCTACTTATGCTTTTACGAATCACAAAAGTAGCGACAATGCGTTGGTTGCATTGATTTTAGATGCAGATAAAATTGCAGTAAATGGACTCGCTCTTAGCGGATGGGAACCTTTGGGGGCGACCAATGTGATTACTAAATCAACTGGAAACATAATTTATACCATTAACAATAAACCTGCACTAGATATTTTCAAAGCTTTTTTTGGAGAATACCATAGTGTCAATGAGGAAGACGGCACTGTTGCGATTGCAACTGCTCAATACCCGATTCAAGTGGAAAGAAATGGAGGCTATGCTTTGCGTGCGCCACTGAACGCCAACGAAGAAGATGGTTCCTTGATGATGGCAGGGCCTGTAAGAGAGGGGGAAAAATTTAGGTTTTCTATTGCGCCAGGATTTGAAATTATCGAAAATACAGTGGACGGATTTAAGGATTTTAGAGACGAACATCAAGATGCTGATGCCTTAATCCTTTTTTCTTGTTTGGCTAGACACATGTCTTTGGGGCCATTGGTAGAGCAAGAGATTGAGGGAATTAGCGAACTGTGGGATGCTCCACTTGTAGGGTTCTTTACATATGGTGAAATTGGCAGAAATTCAAACGGTGCTTCTAATTTTTACAATGAAACTTGCTCCTTGGTGACTTTGAAAGAAATTTAA